From one Bacillus clarus genomic stretch:
- a CDS encoding HalD/BesD family halogenase translates to MFQEKFDKLVQDHLNGFSEEYIASLKNEFMENQLVILEELIPKPLIADMSAEAKYLLSENAKRRDITIKATGNTPRNFNVVNRDSISEKGKIIPAFFKSEVILNFLTFLNNNEPVHRIPYTPEEFIINNQQKTGDTHGWHWDDYTFALIWVIEAPKEGEGAIVEYIPNTVWDKENPEAGLKAVLESHEIQNVYVPQDHCYLMKAGTTLHRVTPLENDSHRTVVVFSYASEEDLSKNISHETMGEIYEDTKELVEV, encoded by the coding sequence TCAAGATCATTTAAATGGATTTTCTGAAGAATACATTGCTAGTTTAAAAAATGAGTTTATGGAAAATCAGCTTGTTATTTTAGAAGAATTAATCCCAAAGCCTTTAATTGCAGATATGTCTGCTGAAGCGAAATATCTTCTTTCAGAAAATGCAAAGCGTCGTGATATTACAATTAAAGCCACAGGTAATACCCCTCGTAACTTCAATGTAGTAAATCGTGACAGTATTTCTGAAAAAGGAAAGATAATTCCAGCATTTTTCAAATCTGAAGTGATTTTAAATTTCTTAACATTTTTAAATAATAATGAACCAGTACATCGTATTCCATATACACCAGAAGAATTTATTATTAATAATCAGCAAAAAACAGGTGATACTCATGGGTGGCATTGGGATGACTACACTTTTGCTTTAATTTGGGTAATTGAAGCACCTAAAGAAGGTGAAGGTGCTATTGTTGAATATATTCCTAATACTGTATGGGATAAAGAGAACCCTGAAGCTGGATTAAAAGCGGTACTTGAAAGTCATGAAATTCAAAATGTATATGTTCCTCAAGACCATTGTTACCTTATGAAAGCTGGTACTACATTACATAGGGTGACACCTTTAGAAAATGATTCTCACCGTACTGTTGTGGTCTTTAGTTATGCATCTGAAGAAGATTTATCTAAAAATATTTCTCATGAGACTATGGGAGAAATCTATGAAGATACTAAGGAGTTAGTTGAAGTTTAA